The following are from one region of the Cystobacter ferrugineus genome:
- the ddpX gene encoding D-alanyl-D-alanine dipeptidase, which translates to MGGLANGLLGLWLAAAGSPVVDATEVVKDLVVDMRYATPDNFLKQKVYPDGARCLLLPETAERLKKAADTLRAQGYRLKVYDCYRPIAVQWQMWKILPKPGYVANPKKGGNHNRGAAVDLTLVTAEGAEVEMPTPFDSFERAAHHGYSGGTKASREHREILRAAMEGAGFKRNAMEWWHYDLPGATKLPVLDVPFASAPDTQAPKPSAAD; encoded by the coding sequence ATGGGTGGACTCGCGAACGGGTTGCTGGGGCTGTGGCTCGCCGCGGCGGGCTCGCCGGTGGTGGACGCCACCGAGGTGGTGAAGGACCTGGTGGTGGACATGCGCTATGCCACCCCGGACAACTTCCTCAAGCAGAAGGTGTACCCGGACGGCGCCCGGTGTCTGTTGTTGCCCGAGACCGCCGAGCGCTTGAAGAAGGCGGCGGACACGCTGCGCGCCCAGGGCTACCGGCTGAAGGTCTACGACTGCTACCGGCCCATCGCGGTGCAATGGCAGATGTGGAAGATCCTGCCGAAGCCGGGCTACGTGGCCAACCCCAAGAAGGGCGGCAATCACAACCGGGGCGCCGCGGTGGACCTGACGCTGGTGACGGCGGAGGGGGCCGAGGTGGAGATGCCCACGCCCTTCGACTCCTTCGAGCGCGCGGCGCATCACGGCTATTCGGGCGGCACGAAGGCCTCGCGCGAGCACCGGGAGATCCTCCGCGCGGCGATGGAGGGCGCGGGCTTCAAGCGCAACGCCATGGAGTGGTGGCACTACGACCTGCCCGGCGCCACGAAGCTGCCGGTGCTGGATGTGCCCTTTGCCTCGGCACCGGACACGCAGGCGCCCAAGCCCTCGGCGGCGGACTAG
- a CDS encoding TetR/AcrR family transcriptional regulator C-terminal domain-containing protein, giving the protein MATRLDRGRVVETGLRVLNEVGLEGLTLRRIASELNVQAPALYWHFKNKQELLDEMATTMLREQLGKTKPVQPQRGWEENLAEMARGMRRMMLGYRDGAKVFSGTRLTDGTIYESMDALLRELVDAGCSLRDAVCGFSTVYNYAVGFTIEEQAVHPTPGERAPGYDVEQRAQRIDGERLPLARAAGEELFTGFDDRFERGLRLILRGIGASLPASS; this is encoded by the coding sequence GTGGCGACGCGACTGGACCGTGGACGGGTGGTGGAGACAGGGCTGCGGGTGCTCAACGAGGTGGGGCTGGAGGGGCTGACGCTGCGGCGGATCGCGAGCGAGCTGAACGTGCAGGCCCCGGCGCTCTACTGGCACTTCAAGAACAAGCAGGAGCTGCTCGACGAGATGGCCACCACGATGCTGCGCGAGCAGCTCGGGAAGACGAAGCCCGTCCAGCCCCAGCGCGGCTGGGAGGAGAACCTGGCGGAGATGGCCCGGGGCATGCGGCGGATGATGCTGGGCTATCGGGACGGGGCGAAGGTGTTCAGCGGCACGCGGCTCACGGATGGGACCATCTACGAGAGCATGGACGCGCTGCTGCGCGAGCTGGTGGACGCCGGGTGCTCGCTGCGCGACGCGGTGTGCGGCTTCTCCACGGTCTACAACTACGCGGTGGGCTTCACCATCGAGGAGCAGGCGGTGCACCCCACGCCGGGCGAGCGAGCTCCGGGCTACGACGTGGAGCAGCGGGCCCAGCGCATCGACGGTGAGCGGCTACCGCTCGCCCGGGCGGCGGGCGAGGAGCTGTTCACGGGGTTCGACGACCGCTTCGAGCGGGGCCTGCGGCTCATCCTCCGGGGAATCGGGGCGAGCCTCCCGGCCTCCTCCTAG
- a CDS encoding DUF6861 domain-containing protein — translation MGTTPNDGEAVGRVGIINWDGASEVWLRATRSSAEQNILQTLPFNTHVQVIRRYANGWSYISTPGGQMGFIASEYLWTHLPEPGARLHRIEPGTPSTAIAIAETYYDDVADQWGQDLRFYVSVLAYANRIPVPASTTGWREVHFNHGTLIWIPSRRYAQSHLGVVNSGSISHNFATSIASSAVRIGQLWDDFGRAIALSVRYLREAVGRHAKKALFDVIMSLAEVVVGGIALLASSTAVGAAIGALAGGVGAAPGAAAGFEIGLIILEWLGLAMLLQWAVESLWKVSAAFVEFIGIVWNARGNAAALERAAREFAEAVALLLSALIEGLLMLAASRGVIWMVRTLRGTATGRAIGEARMAEWFNERLDAFREKRGGRPREVLGRFYRGVELVEQTSKGKEKPIGEFDGVDMNSKLFIEYKATRELHRKNPRTDQVQQTPAEWAEKQIRAKTEKRIQSLLHDAVRTRSTVSGSAQVPTLAEIRGFRRIQFRIDGDTPALRTAVAQALNTLRANHSGWMLEVRFGVNLLLPPLPDWATAGH, via the coding sequence ATGGGAACGACACCGAACGACGGCGAGGCGGTAGGCCGCGTGGGAATTATCAACTGGGATGGCGCGTCCGAGGTATGGCTGCGCGCCACACGCAGCTCCGCCGAGCAGAACATCCTCCAGACGCTGCCCTTCAACACGCACGTCCAGGTCATCAGGCGCTATGCCAACGGGTGGTCCTACATCTCCACCCCAGGTGGCCAGATGGGCTTCATCGCCTCCGAATACCTTTGGACTCACCTACCTGAACCGGGCGCGCGGTTACACCGAATAGAACCGGGCACTCCCAGCACGGCTATTGCCATCGCCGAGACGTATTACGACGACGTCGCTGATCAATGGGGCCAGGACCTGCGCTTCTATGTGAGTGTTCTCGCCTATGCGAATCGAATCCCGGTGCCTGCGAGCACGACCGGATGGCGTGAGGTCCACTTCAACCATGGCACGTTGATCTGGATCCCGAGTCGTCGCTACGCCCAGTCCCATCTGGGCGTCGTCAACTCCGGGTCCATCTCGCACAACTTCGCCACGAGCATTGCCTCCTCGGCCGTTCGCATCGGGCAACTCTGGGACGATTTCGGCCGGGCAATCGCTCTGTCGGTGCGCTATCTGCGTGAGGCAGTCGGGCGACATGCCAAGAAGGCGCTGTTCGATGTCATCATGTCGCTGGCAGAGGTGGTGGTGGGAGGGATCGCCTTGCTGGCGAGCTCGACGGCAGTGGGGGCGGCGATTGGAGCGTTGGCCGGCGGCGTCGGCGCGGCACCAGGCGCGGCCGCCGGGTTCGAAATCGGCCTCATCATCCTCGAATGGCTGGGGCTCGCGATGTTGTTGCAGTGGGCTGTCGAATCCCTCTGGAAGGTGAGCGCGGCGTTCGTCGAGTTCATCGGGATCGTGTGGAATGCCCGTGGGAACGCGGCCGCGCTCGAGCGTGCCGCACGGGAGTTCGCCGAGGCCGTCGCGCTCCTGCTGAGCGCCCTCATCGAAGGGCTGCTCATGCTAGCGGCTTCTCGTGGTGTGATTTGGATGGTAAGGACGCTGCGCGGAACCGCAACCGGCCGCGCCATCGGCGAGGCCCGGATGGCGGAATGGTTCAACGAGCGTCTCGATGCCTTTCGGGAAAAGCGTGGCGGACGTCCCCGGGAAGTCCTGGGCCGCTTCTACCGAGGAGTGGAACTCGTCGAGCAAACCTCCAAGGGAAAGGAGAAGCCCATTGGGGAGTTCGATGGAGTCGACATGAACAGCAAGCTGTTCATCGAATACAAGGCGACCCGGGAACTCCATCGCAAGAATCCACGCACGGACCAGGTCCAACAGACCCCGGCCGAGTGGGCCGAAAAGCAGATTCGAGCCAAGACCGAGAAGCGTATCCAGTCCCTTCTCCACGATGCGGTCAGGACTCGGTCGACAGTGAGTGGCTCGGCTCAGGTGCCAACCCTCGCGGAGATTCGAGGCTTTCGACGCATCCAGTTCCGCATTGATGGTGACACGCCAGCACTGCGCACAGCCGTGGCGCAGGCGCTCAATACCCTCCGTGCGAATCACTCGGGGTGGATGCTCGAGGTACGTTTTGGTGTCAACCTACTCCTGCCGCCTCTTCCCGACTGGGCGACTGCGGGACATTGA
- the queC gene encoding 7-cyano-7-deazaguanine synthase QueC codes for MLASKKKAVVLLSGGLDSTTCLAMAKAAGFEPVCLAVAYGQRHAVELERARGVAQSMGVTDFRVVTVDLRQVGGSALTADIDVPKDRPEEEMSHGIPVTYVPARNALFLSLALGLAESVGASDLYIGVNAVDYSGYPDCRPEFIRAFEAMATLATKAGVEGTRFRVHAPLSGMTKADIIREGVRLGVDYGMTHSCYDPDEQGRACGRCDSCALRRRGFEQAGVPDPTRYTTGA; via the coding sequence ATGCTGGCCAGTAAGAAGAAGGCGGTGGTGTTGCTGTCGGGCGGGCTGGACTCGACGACCTGTCTGGCCATGGCGAAGGCGGCGGGCTTCGAGCCGGTGTGCCTCGCGGTGGCGTATGGCCAGCGGCACGCGGTGGAGCTCGAGCGGGCGCGCGGGGTGGCCCAGTCCATGGGCGTCACGGACTTCCGGGTGGTGACGGTGGATCTGCGGCAGGTGGGCGGCTCGGCGTTGACCGCGGACATCGACGTGCCCAAGGACCGGCCCGAGGAGGAGATGTCCCACGGCATCCCCGTCACCTACGTGCCGGCGCGCAACGCGCTCTTCCTCTCGCTGGCGCTGGGGCTGGCCGAGTCGGTGGGCGCGAGCGACCTCTACATCGGGGTGAACGCGGTGGACTACAGCGGCTACCCGGACTGCCGGCCCGAGTTCATCCGCGCCTTCGAGGCCATGGCGACGTTGGCGACGAAGGCGGGGGTGGAGGGCACGCGCTTCCGGGTGCACGCGCCGCTGTCGGGGATGACCAAGGCGGACATCATCCGCGAGGGCGTGCGGCTGGGCGTGGACTACGGGATGACGCACTCCTGCTACGACCCGGATGAACAGGGCCGGGCGTGCGGACGGTGTGATAGCTGCGCGCTGCGGCGCCGGGGCTTCGAGCAGGCGGGGGTGCCGGACCCCACGCGCTACACGACGGGAGCCTGA